The Glandiceps talaboti chromosome 9, keGlaTala1.1, whole genome shotgun sequence genome window below encodes:
- the LOC144440027 gene encoding uncharacterized protein LOC144440027 has product MGESISFKTRLWLINNYHVVTGVNTTLSEIIKHVQQDNENSNVKCVSRGNQLGSLIQDIWGDTINIRRCQIPGTNQRTTKYTNLCKINKESLSSHTPVMSWDQLKLYCPPGWNISSICDDCLAWIRMSTNTDTVNGCRILTEVQISRVADKLSVFVKYGCHSVNIEKIGFQPSEFFSAGGVTCLKINALLTMVTNTSFCPGVEWTGSIMANNSKRELWKISETEVMKLRNTDCELFCKFTSYCTKCHYLKRQLHAKRALYSSCDNNKRKKLKSMDREELIETLRKEQRLCRNAEASEKLDDDMLEFDSNDHDDFKEMFKLIDEKELGDDMKNLLQQQKKCLSQESANAYRWHPRIIRLCLSIYARSPHVYDELAKVLILPSKRTLIYKKNKNPQEPGKIII; this is encoded by the exons ATGGGTGAATCTATCAGCTTCAAAACTAGATTATG GTTAATTAACAATTACCATGTTGTGACAGGTGTAAATACAACACTGAGTGAGATCATAAAGCATGTACAACAGGATAACGAAAACTCAAATGTCAAATGTGTTAGCAGAGGCAATCAGCTTGGAAGTCTCATACAAGATATATGGGGTGATACAATCAATATCAGGAGATGTCAAATTCCAGgcacaaaccaacgaacaacaaaatatacaaatctCTGTAAAATTAACAAGGAAAGTCTGTCATCTCACACCCCTGTAATGTCATGGGATCAGCTTAAATTATATTGTCCACCTGGTTGGAATATCAGTTCCATATGTGATGACTGTTTAGCCTGGATTAGAATGTCAACCAATACAGACACTGTCAATGGATGTCGTATTCTCACAGAAGTCCAAATTAGTAGAGTTGCCGATAAATTATCGgttttcgtcaaatatggatgTCATTCTGTAAATATTGAGAAAATTGGTTTTCAACCATCTGAATTTTTCTCAGCTGGAGGTGTAACTTGTCTTAAGATAAATGCATTATTGACAATGGTTACCAACACATCATTTTGTCCTGGTGTTGAATGGACAGGCTCTATAATGGCTAATAACAGCAAAAGGGAATTATGGAAAATATCTGAAACTGAAGTGATGAAACTACGGAATACAGACTGTGAACTCTTCTGTAAGTTCAcaagttactgtacaaaatgtCATTACCTGAAGAGGCAACTGCATGCAAAGCGTGCATTATATAGTAGTTGTGAtaacaacaaaagaaaaaagttgAAGTCAATGGACAGGGAAGAGTTGATAGAAACACTGCGGAAAGAACAGAGGCTGTGCAGAAATGCTGAAGCCAGTGAGAAATTGGATGATGATATGTTGGAATTTGATTCGAATGATCATGatgatttcaaagaaatgttcaaattaaTTGATGAGAAAGAGCTGGGAGATGACATGAAGAATCTGTTGCAGCAACAGAAAAAATGTTTAAGTCAGGAAAGTGCTAATGCATATCGATGGCATCCACG TATTATACGTTTATGTTTGAGCATTTATGCAAGAAGTCCCCATGTTTATGATGAACTTGCCAAAGTACTTATTTTACCAAGCAAGAGAACCCTCATCtacaagaaaaataaaaacccaCAAGAACCAGGTAAGATTATCATTTAG
- the LOC144440385 gene encoding uncharacterized protein LOC144440385: MAIQEDLQIIKCHGKSKLVGIVSLGQDSQEMEILLKGEIKPQTATHVLQFVFVGDGGFRYPVKSTKECPPATLYGVFWEGVQMLLKAGFHIYWSCCDGGERNRGFINLHFKDKTARESDFTTRNPLTGGKMIFIMDSKHNIKQIRNNLQKSNNKGKTELKHNGNEILWKYWFNAYNADQTENTMVVHERLTEEHFKMTAKLKMRNHLAEDVLDRKMLLVMQAYKRNLSERTRQSVTYLDSAIELLSHTSNLVSFVNDVENPVRDIADTRLQDSKKFLTYLDTWNREQPQHFISKNLYFDMQSQLIGFEQLCRYKLSIFPSSSIMPGIVNQDVCCGKHFLPS; encoded by the exons ATGGCCATTCag GAGGACTTGCAGATCATAAAATGTCATGGAAAGTCAAAATTGGTTGGCATAGTGTCATTGGGACAAGATTCACAGGAAATGGAAATACTGCTGAAGG GTGAAATCAAACCACAAACAGCTACACATGTACTACAGTTTGTATTTGTTGGTGATGGAGGATTCAGATATCCTGTAAAATCAACAAAGGAATGTCCACCAGCAACACTGTACGGAGTCTTCTGGGAAGGTGTCCAAATGCTACTCAAAGCTGGTTTCCA TATATACTGGTCATGTTGTGATGGAGGTGAGAGAAACCGGGGTTTCATAAATCTCCACTTCAAAGACAAGACAGCTAGAGAAAGTGACTTTACAACAAGGAATCCACTAACTGGAGGCAAAATGATTTTCATAATGGATTCAAAG CACAACATAAAGCAAATCCGCAACAACCTGcaaaaatcaaacaataaaGGAAAAACAGAATTAAAACACAATGGAAATGAGATCTTATGGAAGTATTGGTTCAACGCTTATAATGCAGATCAAACTGAAAATACTATGGTTGTTCATGAGCGGTTAACAGAGgaacatttcaaaatgacagCGAAGTTGAAAATGAGGAATCATCTTGCAGAAGATGTGCTTGATAGAAAAATGTTGTTGGTTATGCAG GCATACAAGAGAAACCTAAGTGAAAGAACAAGACAGAGTGTAACTTATCTAGACAGTGCTATAGAACTACTATCGCACACCAGCAACTTGGTATCCTTTGTCAACGATGTTGAAAATCCAGTGAGAGACATAGCAGACACCAGGCTCCAAGACTCTAAGAAATTTTTGACTTACTTGGACACATGGAATAGAGAACAGCCTCAACACTTCATTTCTAAGaatttgtattttgacatgCAGTCTCAACTTATTGGCTTTGAACAACTGTGTCGGTACAAACTTAGTATCTTCCCAAGCTCATCCATAATGCCTGGTATTGTCAACCAGGATGTATGTTGTGGAAAACATTTTCTGCCAAGCTAG
- the LOC144440337 gene encoding uncharacterized protein LOC144440337 isoform X2: MLIRFHEFKWHGADVKKNKTVLIPKFREFYKLPIIPEHFYYNVREVRTSDDTEIVIKLMIFYELTNIEKMLEMTHDPVADFINAVCADIVTFAAKLKYEEFQQQAGKLNSQNTYPQLMHRAARIGYNISKVVYRGYHAGDHLQAMQDNAIKSRTELKLSKEVQEMQQKIADYKLTKEQARSNEKKEMEKRIHEHKQKVETMKKETELQLSETRHTEKLKIEEMQKKANLDLEAAEKDHKIEVLGKLQDLGVDMTKYLVNRNGHAVHQELQVVSRVNDNEMGI, translated from the exons ATGCTAATCAG GTTCCATGAATTCAAGTGGCATGGTGCAGatgtaaagaaaaataaaacagttttgATACCAAAGTTTAGAGaattttacaaattaccaatTATTCCTGAACATTTCTACTACAAT GTGAGGGAGGTGAGAACAAGTGATGATACTGAGATAGTTATAAAGTTAATGATATTCTATGAATTgacaaacattgaaaaaatg CTGGAGATGACCCATGACCCCGTTGCCGACTTCATCAA TGCTGTCTGTGCTGATATCGTAACATTTGCTGCTAAATTGAA GTATGAAGAGTTTCAGCAGCAGGCTGGGAAGTTGAATTCACAAAATACATATCCACAGTTAATGCACAGAGCTGCAAGAATTGGTTACAATATCAGTAAAGTTGTGTACAGAGGGTACCATGCAGGGGATCACTTACAG GCAATGCAAGACAACGCCATCAAGAGTCGAACAGAGTTGAAATTGAGCAAAGAAGTTCAAGAAATGCAGCAGAAAATTGCTGACTACAAACTGACAAAAGAACAGGCACGCTCAAATGAAA AAAAAGAGATGGAGAAGAGAATCCATGAACACAAACAGAAAGTAGAAACTATGAAGAAAGAAACAGAGTTACAACTTTCTGAGACGAGACACACAGAAAAATTGAAGATCGAGGAGATGCAGAAGAAGGCAAATCTTG ATCTTGAAGCTGCAGAAAAAGACCATAAAATTGAAGTGTTGGGTAAATTACAAGACCTTGGTGTGGACATGACTAAATATTTAGTCAATAGAAATGGACACGCCGTTCACCAAGAGTTACAGGTTGTTAGTAGAGTGAATGACAATGAAATGGGCATCTAA
- the LOC144440337 gene encoding uncharacterized protein LOC144440337 isoform X1: MKFKTVREGEQALILNHLGEGKIVVGPKRVYLFRERLQLLMHYRATQDQYLKIKWIDGRKEHCQGPCEMFLNPLQVSTITTCNAEKLNANQVLIVYKPESSKDGNRVERRIVWGPAVFTPTADEWFHEFKWHGADVKKNKTVLIPKFREFYKLPIIPEHFYYNVREVRTSDDTEIVIKLMIFYELTNIEKMLEMTHDPVADFINAVCADIVTFAAKLKYEEFQQQAGKLNSQNTYPQLMHRAARIGYNISKVVYRGYHAGDHLQAMQDNAIKSRTELKLSKEVQEMQQKIADYKLTKEQARSNEKKEMEKRIHEHKQKVETMKKETELQLSETRHTEKLKIEEMQKKANLDLEAAEKDHKIEVLGKLQDLGVDMTKYLVNRNGHAVHQELQVVSRVNDNEMGI; this comes from the exons ATGAAGTTCAAAACAGTGAGAGAGGGCGAACAAGCGCTGATTCTTAATCATCTCGGAGAAGGGAAGATTGTAGTTGGTCCAAAACGG GTTTACCTTTTTAGGGAAAGACTACAGTTGTTAATGCATTACAGAGCTACACAAGACCAGTATCTGAAAATCAAATGGATCGATGGGCGGAAAGAGCATTGCCAGGGACCCTGTGAAATGTTTCTGAATCCACTCCAAGTTAGTACgattactacatgtaatgcCGAGAAGCTGAATGCTAATCAGGTACTAATAGTTTATAAACCAGAGAGTAGTAAAGATGGAAACAGAGTTGAAAGACGCATTGTTTGGGGTCCAGCTGTCTTCACACCAACAGCTGATGAATG GTTCCATGAATTCAAGTGGCATGGTGCAGatgtaaagaaaaataaaacagttttgATACCAAAGTTTAGAGaattttacaaattaccaatTATTCCTGAACATTTCTACTACAAT GTGAGGGAGGTGAGAACAAGTGATGATACTGAGATAGTTATAAAGTTAATGATATTCTATGAATTgacaaacattgaaaaaatg CTGGAGATGACCCATGACCCCGTTGCCGACTTCATCAA TGCTGTCTGTGCTGATATCGTAACATTTGCTGCTAAATTGAA GTATGAAGAGTTTCAGCAGCAGGCTGGGAAGTTGAATTCACAAAATACATATCCACAGTTAATGCACAGAGCTGCAAGAATTGGTTACAATATCAGTAAAGTTGTGTACAGAGGGTACCATGCAGGGGATCACTTACAG GCAATGCAAGACAACGCCATCAAGAGTCGAACAGAGTTGAAATTGAGCAAAGAAGTTCAAGAAATGCAGCAGAAAATTGCTGACTACAAACTGACAAAAGAACAGGCACGCTCAAATGAAA AAAAAGAGATGGAGAAGAGAATCCATGAACACAAACAGAAAGTAGAAACTATGAAGAAAGAAACAGAGTTACAACTTTCTGAGACGAGACACACAGAAAAATTGAAGATCGAGGAGATGCAGAAGAAGGCAAATCTTG ATCTTGAAGCTGCAGAAAAAGACCATAAAATTGAAGTGTTGGGTAAATTACAAGACCTTGGTGTGGACATGACTAAATATTTAGTCAATAGAAATGGACACGCCGTTCACCAAGAGTTACAGGTTGTTAGTAGAGTGAATGACAATGAAATGGGCATCTAA